The Bacillus vallismortis genome window below encodes:
- a CDS encoding hemolysin family protein gives MLILQLVAIFVLVGITAFFVAAEFAIVKIRGSKINQLIDSGDSRALAAHKIISNLDEYLSACQLGITITALGLGWLGEPTFERILHPLFEMTGIPEPMNHIVTFIIAFIIVTFLHVVLGELAPKTVSIQKAEAVSLWVAKPLIWFYKIMFPFIKALNGSASFFVKLFGFHSVKEHEVVISEEELRLILSESYEKGEINQSEFRYVNKIFEFDNRVAREIMIPRTEIAVISLEQSLEEAIHHIINERYTRYPVIKEDKDHILGIINSKDMFKAYFLGKPIKLKQIMRPVIRVIESIPVQQLLIRMQKERIHMAILVDEYGGTAGLVTVEDIIEEIVGDIRDEYDQDETPHILKKGEHHYVMDGKALIDEVNDLLDIAIENEEIDTIAGWLLTQKMELKAGDVIHAEGCEFKIRDAEDHHIRFVEIKKTDFL, from the coding sequence TTGCTTATTTTACAATTGGTCGCTATTTTTGTATTGGTTGGCATTACGGCTTTTTTCGTCGCAGCAGAATTTGCAATCGTCAAAATCAGAGGGTCAAAAATCAATCAGCTTATTGACAGTGGCGATAGCCGGGCGCTTGCCGCACACAAAATCATCTCCAATCTGGACGAGTATTTATCAGCCTGCCAGCTCGGGATTACCATTACAGCTCTCGGCCTTGGATGGTTAGGTGAACCGACATTTGAACGCATTCTTCATCCTTTATTTGAGATGACAGGCATCCCGGAACCGATGAACCACATTGTCACATTTATCATTGCATTTATCATCGTCACTTTTTTGCATGTGGTGCTGGGGGAGCTTGCCCCGAAAACGGTTTCCATTCAAAAGGCTGAAGCTGTCAGCTTATGGGTTGCAAAGCCCTTGATTTGGTTTTATAAAATCATGTTTCCATTTATTAAAGCATTGAACGGCTCCGCAAGTTTTTTTGTGAAATTATTTGGCTTTCATTCTGTGAAGGAGCATGAGGTTGTCATCAGCGAGGAGGAACTGCGGCTGATCCTTTCAGAAAGCTATGAAAAAGGAGAAATCAATCAGTCTGAATTCCGCTATGTGAATAAGATTTTTGAATTTGACAACCGGGTAGCGAGAGAGATCATGATCCCGCGGACGGAAATTGCGGTTATCTCGCTGGAGCAGTCGCTTGAAGAAGCGATTCATCACATTATTAATGAACGGTATACACGCTACCCTGTCATCAAAGAAGACAAGGATCATATTTTAGGAATCATCAACAGCAAAGATATGTTTAAAGCCTATTTTCTCGGCAAGCCGATAAAGTTAAAGCAGATCATGAGGCCCGTCATCAGGGTTATCGAAAGCATCCCTGTTCAGCAGCTTTTGATCCGCATGCAGAAGGAGCGGATTCACATGGCGATTCTCGTAGACGAATACGGAGGAACGGCGGGGCTTGTCACTGTCGAGGATATTATCGAGGAAATCGTCGGGGACATCCGCGATGAATATGATCAGGATGAAACGCCGCACATTTTGAAAAAAGGCGAGCACCATTATGTGATGGATGGAAAAGCGCTAATAGACGAAGTGAACGATCTGCTCGACATTGCCATTGAAAATGAAGAAATTGATACGATCGCAGGCTGGCTTCTGACGCAAAAAATGGAGCTGAAAGCAGGGGATGTGATACACGCGGAGGGCTGCGAATTTAAAATTCGCGATGCAGAAGATCATCACATCCGTTTTGTAGAAATTAAAAAAACTGACTTTTTATAA
- a CDS encoding zinc metallopeptidase, whose amino-acid sequence MLFIFLTIAALGLSFWAQFKVKSNFQKYSKVEASSGRTGAETARRILDINGLYDVPVEPVRGTLTDHYDPTRRVVRLSEPVYYGRSISAISVASHEVGHALQHQEAYGALVLRHKIFPVVNFASGVAPFLFLGGMLLGSLNLIGLGIILFSAAVFFQLVTLPVEFNASSRAKQIIVSEGFIRNTEENGVNKVLSAAALTYVAAALVSLFELLRFVMIFLNGRNEN is encoded by the coding sequence ATGCTGTTTATATTTTTAACAATAGCCGCATTGGGATTGTCGTTTTGGGCACAATTTAAAGTGAAGAGCAACTTTCAAAAATATTCAAAAGTGGAAGCCTCAAGCGGACGTACAGGGGCAGAAACGGCAAGACGGATTTTAGATATAAACGGTCTTTACGACGTGCCGGTCGAACCGGTAAGAGGCACTTTAACAGACCATTACGACCCGACAAGACGGGTGGTGCGTTTATCTGAGCCGGTCTATTACGGCCGCTCAATTTCCGCCATCTCCGTAGCTTCCCATGAAGTCGGACACGCCTTGCAGCATCAGGAAGCATATGGTGCGCTTGTGCTGAGACATAAAATCTTCCCAGTCGTGAATTTTGCATCCGGTGTAGCTCCTTTTCTTTTCTTAGGAGGCATGCTTCTCGGCAGCCTTAATTTGATCGGGCTTGGCATCATTCTGTTTTCAGCCGCTGTCTTTTTCCAGCTGGTTACACTGCCTGTCGAATTTAATGCAAGTTCACGCGCGAAGCAAATTATTGTGTCAGAAGGATTCATCCGAAACACTGAAGAGAATGGGGTTAATAAAGTGCTGAGCGCTGCTGCCTTAACATATGTGGCCGCCGCCCTGGTTTCCCTGTTTGAGCTTCTTCGCTTTGTGATGATTTTCTTAAACGGTCGTAATGAGAATTAA
- a CDS encoding protein mistic — protein sequence MFCSFFEKHHLKWDILLEKSTGVMEAMKVTSEEKEQLSTAIDRMNEGLDAFIQLYNDSEIDEPLIQLEDDTADLMKQARDMYGQEKLNEKLNTIIKQILSISLSEEGEIE from the coding sequence ATGTTTTGTTCATTTTTTGAAAAACATCACCTGAAGTGGGACATACTGTTAGAAAAAAGCACGGGTGTGATGGAAGCCATGAAAGTGACGAGTGAGGAAAAGGAACAGCTGAGCACAGCAATCGACCGAATGAATGAAGGGCTGGATGCATTTATCCAGCTTTATAATGACTCGGAAATCGATGAGCCGCTTATTCAGCTTGAAGATGATACAGCCGATTTGATGAAACAGGCCCGGGATATGTACGGCCAGGAAAAACTAAATGAGAAATTAAACACGATTATTAAACAGATTTTATCCATCTCATTATCTGAAGAAGGAGAAATAGAATGA
- the mcpB gene encoding methyl-accepting chemotaxis protein McpB: MKTFINWLKKPSISRKLIVSFIAILIIPILILEFSSYRSASGKLDQEIMGNAKNSVDTFNTTVTNDLGAKAKGVTFFSESLKSSAFKGKTNQEELKAKFSQYISINEGVARIYGGAENGTYIQAPNEKLPEGYDPRQRPWYQDAMKAGGEIVVTDPYVAASDGSMVITIAQELKDGSGVVAMDITIDKLLEQMKQIKVGEEGYVFIATKNKTYVAHQNHKAGEKLSGDWVAKMYADNSGDFKYTLNNEDKKMSYTTNELTGWKIAGTMYMDEIKDASKSVLITGMIVLIASIVIGGFLILFIVRSITKPLKRLVQSSKTISSGDLTETIDIRSKDELGELGESFNEMGQSLRSLISAIQDSVNNVAASSEQLTASAGQTSKATEHITMAIEQFSNGNEEQSEKVESSSHQLNLMNGDLQHVSETSSDITKASIQSTEIAGTGEKFVQQTVGQMNSINQSVQQAEAVVKGLEGKSKDITSILRVINGIADQTNLLALNAAIEAARAGESGRGFSVVAEEVRKLAVQSADSAKEIEKLIQEIVAEIETSLHMFKEVKQEVQSGLVVTDNTKESFQSIFSMTNEIAGKLQTMNSTVEQLSDRSKHVSTAVSDIADVSKESSASIQDIAASAEEQLASMEEISSSATTLAQMAEELRDLTKQFKIE; the protein is encoded by the coding sequence ATGAAGACTTTTATCAATTGGCTGAAAAAACCGTCTATCTCAAGAAAATTAATCGTGTCATTTATTGCGATTCTTATTATCCCTATTCTAATATTGGAATTCAGTTCTTACCGAAGCGCCAGCGGCAAGCTTGATCAGGAAATTATGGGAAATGCGAAAAACAGTGTCGATACATTTAATACCACTGTTACAAATGACCTGGGAGCAAAAGCGAAAGGAGTCACTTTTTTTAGTGAATCTCTTAAAAGCTCCGCATTTAAAGGAAAGACTAATCAAGAAGAGCTCAAAGCGAAGTTTTCACAATATATCTCTATCAATGAAGGGGTAGCCAGAATTTATGGAGGCGCGGAAAACGGCACCTACATCCAAGCGCCCAATGAAAAATTGCCGGAAGGATACGATCCGAGACAACGCCCTTGGTACCAAGATGCGATGAAGGCCGGCGGTGAAATTGTTGTGACAGATCCTTACGTGGCAGCGAGTGACGGAAGCATGGTTATTACCATTGCCCAGGAGTTGAAGGATGGATCCGGCGTTGTCGCCATGGATATCACCATTGACAAATTGTTAGAACAGATGAAACAAATCAAGGTCGGCGAAGAAGGCTATGTGTTCATTGCGACGAAAAACAAAACCTACGTCGCTCATCAGAACCATAAGGCGGGGGAAAAGCTCTCAGGCGATTGGGTTGCCAAAATGTACGCCGATAACAGCGGTGATTTCAAGTACACTCTGAATAACGAAGATAAAAAGATGTCATATACAACAAATGAACTGACTGGATGGAAAATAGCCGGCACAATGTATATGGATGAAATCAAGGATGCCTCTAAATCTGTGCTGATCACAGGCATGATCGTGCTGATTGCTTCCATTGTGATAGGCGGGTTTTTAATTCTGTTTATCGTTCGATCGATTACAAAACCGTTAAAACGTCTCGTCCAATCATCGAAAACGATCAGCAGCGGGGATCTGACAGAAACGATCGACATCCGTTCGAAGGATGAGCTTGGAGAGCTTGGAGAAAGTTTCAATGAAATGGGACAATCTCTTCGCTCACTGATCAGCGCGATTCAAGACTCGGTGAACAATGTGGCCGCATCGTCCGAACAGCTTACCGCATCTGCCGGACAGACGAGCAAAGCCACCGAGCATATCACAATGGCGATTGAGCAGTTCTCAAACGGAAACGAGGAGCAAAGCGAAAAGGTTGAATCCAGCTCTCATCAGCTGAACTTAATGAATGGAGACCTTCAGCATGTCTCAGAAACATCATCAGACATTACAAAGGCGTCTATCCAATCAACGGAAATCGCCGGAACAGGTGAAAAGTTTGTCCAGCAGACAGTCGGACAAATGAACTCGATTAATCAATCGGTTCAGCAGGCTGAAGCTGTGGTCAAAGGCTTAGAAGGAAAATCAAAAGACATCACAAGTATTTTGAGAGTCATCAACGGCATCGCTGACCAAACAAACTTGCTGGCATTAAACGCAGCCATTGAAGCGGCGCGTGCCGGGGAATCAGGACGCGGCTTCTCTGTCGTAGCGGAGGAAGTGCGCAAACTGGCTGTTCAATCAGCCGATTCAGCAAAAGAAATCGAAAAGCTGATCCAAGAAATCGTAGCAGAAATCGAAACCTCCCTTCACATGTTTAAAGAGGTCAAACAGGAAGTGCAGTCCGGACTTGTTGTCACAGACAATACAAAAGAAAGCTTTCAGAGCATTTTCAGCATGACAAACGAAATCGCGGGTAAATTGCAGACGATGAATTCCACCGTCGAACAGCTGTCGGACCGTTCAAAGCATGTTTCAACTGCCGTCAGCGACATTGCCGATGTGTCGAAAGAAAGCTCGGCAAGCATCCAAGACATTGC
- a CDS encoding secondary thiamine-phosphate synthase enzyme YjbQ has protein sequence MLKTLQIKTTKRDEMIEITREAEAFLQETGVTSGAALIYCPHTTAGITINENADPDVKKDMLRRFDEVYPWEHELDRHMEGNTAAHMKSSTVGASQHVIIENGRLILGTWQGIYFCEFDGPRHRTCYIKIMG, from the coding sequence ATGCTGAAAACATTGCAAATCAAAACGACCAAACGAGATGAAATGATTGAGATCACACGCGAGGCGGAAGCATTTCTTCAAGAAACAGGGGTGACGAGCGGCGCGGCGCTGATTTATTGTCCGCATACGACAGCGGGCATTACAATTAATGAAAATGCCGATCCAGACGTCAAAAAAGATATGCTCAGAAGGTTTGATGAGGTGTATCCGTGGGAGCACGAGCTGGACCGCCATATGGAGGGCAATACAGCTGCGCACATGAAATCGAGTACGGTCGGAGCCTCACAGCATGTCATTATTGAAAACGGCCGGCTGATTCTTGGAACGTGGCAGGGCATCTATTTCTGCGAATTCGACGGCCCTCGCCATCGAACATGCTATATCAAAATCATGGGGTAA
- a CDS encoding nitronate monooxygenase — MTEWMKLLSLTKPVIQAPMAGGLVTPVLAAAVSNEGALGSLASGYLSSDMLEKQIVDMQQLTDGAFQVNVFVPESRKEPDEGNIQTWKNRIPFAEQAPPFSSEEEEWEDFHKKISIILKHNVRACSFTFGIPPDETIQALKKNGCCLIGTATVPQEAIMLEERGMDIIVLQGSEAGGHRGSFLPVSGEAALGLMSLIPQAADAVSVPVIAAGGIADRRGVQAAHCLGAQGVQVGTPFLMCEQCEASETYKGELKRARGTDTRLTSLFSGKPARGIVNQWMKEQQAEEANALPYPLQNTLTKPMRKQAAREKDSGYMSLWAGQSVGMLNGTADVKSLLAELCRT, encoded by the coding sequence ATGACCGAATGGATGAAATTATTATCGCTGACAAAACCTGTAATTCAGGCGCCGATGGCAGGCGGGCTTGTCACGCCTGTCCTGGCAGCTGCTGTGTCAAATGAAGGTGCGCTTGGCAGCTTGGCGTCCGGATATCTCAGTTCCGACATGCTCGAAAAGCAAATCGTTGACATGCAGCAGCTGACTGACGGAGCATTTCAGGTGAATGTGTTTGTTCCGGAAAGCAGAAAAGAACCGGATGAGGGCAATATTCAAACTTGGAAAAACAGAATCCCGTTTGCCGAACAGGCCCCTCCATTTTCTTCAGAGGAAGAAGAATGGGAGGATTTCCATAAAAAAATAAGCATCATTCTCAAACACAATGTAAGAGCCTGTTCATTTACGTTCGGCATTCCGCCGGATGAAACCATTCAAGCGTTAAAGAAAAATGGCTGCTGTCTCATTGGTACGGCTACTGTCCCGCAGGAAGCCATCATGCTTGAAGAACGCGGAATGGACATCATCGTACTGCAAGGAAGCGAAGCGGGCGGCCATCGCGGTTCCTTTCTGCCGGTCAGCGGGGAAGCCGCACTAGGCCTCATGTCGCTGATTCCCCAGGCGGCAGATGCCGTTTCCGTTCCGGTTATCGCGGCAGGCGGAATTGCCGACCGGCGCGGCGTTCAAGCCGCTCATTGTCTCGGAGCCCAAGGCGTACAGGTTGGGACGCCATTTCTCATGTGTGAGCAATGCGAAGCATCAGAAACGTACAAAGGCGAGTTAAAAAGAGCGCGGGGAACAGACACGCGCTTGACCTCATTGTTTTCAGGTAAGCCTGCAAGGGGTATAGTCAATCAATGGATGAAAGAGCAGCAAGCTGAGGAGGCAAACGCGCTTCCTTATCCATTGCAAAACACGTTAACAAAGCCGATGAGAAAACAAGCAGCCAGAGAAAAAGATTCCGGGTACATGTCTCTGTGGGCCGGGCAATCTGTCGGCATGCTTAACGGGACCGCTGATGTGAAGTCACTGTTAGCCGAGCTTTGTCGAACGTAA
- a CDS encoding protein-glutamine gamma-glutamyltransferase yields MIIVSGQLLRPQDIENWQIDEHLNPLLKEMIETPVQFDYHSIAELMFELNLRMNIVAAAKTLHKSGAKFATFLKTYGNTAYWRVSPEGALELKYRMAPSKAIRDIAENGPFYAFECATAIVVIYYLALIDTIGEEKFDASFDRIILYDWHYEKLPIYTETGHHYFLGDCLYFKNPEFDPQKAQWRGENVILLEEDKFFAHGLGILSGQQIIDKLNSFRKKGAVQSAYLLSQATRLDVPSLYRIVR; encoded by the coding sequence ATGATTATTGTATCCGGACAATTGCTCCGTCCCCAAGATATTGAAAACTGGCAGATTGATGAGCATTTGAATCCGCTGTTAAAAGAGATGATTGAGACGCCTGTCCAGTTTGATTATCATTCAATTGCCGAACTGATGTTTGAGCTGAACCTGCGGATGAATATCGTTGCAGCGGCAAAAACGCTGCACAAAAGCGGAGCGAAGTTCGCCACTTTTTTAAAAACATACGGAAATACAGCGTATTGGAGGGTTTCACCGGAAGGCGCCTTGGAGCTGAAATACAGAATGGCGCCTTCAAAAGCGATTCGGGACATTGCTGAAAACGGCCCGTTTTACGCGTTTGAATGCGCAACCGCAATTGTTGTTATTTATTATTTGGCTTTGATCGATACAATCGGAGAGGAAAAATTTGATGCCAGCTTTGACAGAATTATTTTATACGACTGGCATTATGAGAAATTGCCGATATACACAGAAACAGGCCATCACTATTTCCTTGGAGATTGTCTGTATTTTAAAAACCCTGAATTTGATCCGCAAAAAGCGCAATGGAGAGGCGAAAATGTGATTTTACTGGAAGAAGATAAATTTTTTGCCCATGGCCTTGGAATCTTAAGCGGACAGCAAATTATCGACAAGCTGAATTCTTTTCGAAAAAAAGGAGCCGTACAGTCAGCTTATCTTCTGTCTCAGGCGACGAGACTGGATGTTCCGTCTCTTTACCGCATCGTACGCTAA
- a CDS encoding alpha-glucosidase, with translation MKKAWWKEAVVYQIYPRSFKDSNGDGIGDIQGIRSKLSYIKELGADVIWICPLYDSPNADNGYDIRDYKNILSDFGTMADFDELLHDIHKLGMKMIMDLVVNHTSDEHPWFIESRSSIHSEKRDWYIWKDGKSGKAPNNWESIFGGPAWEYDQKTSQYYLHLFDQKQPDLNWENEKVRNAVYDMVNWWLDKGIDGFRVDAITHIKKKEGLPDMPNPKGLDVVPSFPYHMNVDGIMDLLTELKENTFSRYPIMTVGEANGVSAKEADDWAGEKNGIFSMIFQFEHLGLWDVEVNESIDIVSFKRILTDWQDSLEGIGWNALFMENHDQPRSVSVWGDDGVYLKESAKALAAVYFLMKGTPFIYQGQELGMTNVAFPSIADYDDVAMKRLYEIERAKGASHEDVMKMVWKKGRDNSRTPMQWNADPYAGFSDAKPWIGINENYKWLNAEAQKNDPTSVYHFYKSLVKLRQTYDVFINGIYELILPEDQQIFAYLRKNESDTALITANLTGTPAFFKHAGLPLSSDALVLSNVETEPHQHMTSVLLKPYEARIYVWR, from the coding sequence ATGAAAAAGGCTTGGTGGAAGGAAGCGGTTGTGTACCAAATTTATCCCCGCAGTTTTAAAGATTCAAATGGCGACGGAATCGGGGATATTCAAGGTATCAGATCAAAGCTTTCCTACATAAAAGAGCTGGGCGCCGATGTCATCTGGATTTGCCCTTTGTATGATTCGCCCAATGCGGATAACGGCTATGATATCAGGGATTATAAAAACATATTAAGCGATTTCGGCACCATGGCTGATTTCGACGAGCTGCTCCATGACATTCATAAGCTGGGCATGAAGATGATAATGGATCTTGTCGTGAACCATACAAGTGACGAACACCCGTGGTTCATTGAATCCCGTTCATCCATACACTCGGAAAAACGCGACTGGTATATTTGGAAGGACGGCAAAAGCGGAAAAGCGCCAAATAATTGGGAAAGTATTTTCGGTGGGCCGGCTTGGGAGTATGATCAAAAGACAAGCCAGTATTATCTTCATCTTTTTGATCAAAAACAGCCTGATTTGAACTGGGAGAATGAAAAGGTGAGAAATGCCGTTTATGACATGGTGAATTGGTGGCTTGACAAAGGTATTGATGGATTTCGGGTCGATGCCATTACTCATATTAAGAAAAAAGAAGGGCTTCCCGATATGCCGAATCCAAAAGGATTGGATGTCGTTCCCTCTTTCCCCTATCACATGAATGTTGACGGCATAATGGATTTGTTAACAGAGCTGAAAGAAAACACATTTTCCCGCTATCCGATTATGACAGTCGGTGAGGCAAATGGTGTCTCTGCAAAGGAAGCGGATGATTGGGCTGGAGAAAAAAACGGCATCTTCAGCATGATTTTTCAATTTGAGCATCTCGGGCTGTGGGATGTAGAGGTCAATGAGAGCATTGATATCGTTTCCTTCAAACGAATTTTAACAGACTGGCAGGACAGTCTTGAAGGGATCGGCTGGAATGCTTTGTTTATGGAGAATCACGATCAGCCCCGTTCAGTTTCTGTGTGGGGAGACGACGGCGTGTATCTGAAAGAAAGTGCAAAAGCGCTTGCTGCTGTTTATTTTCTCATGAAGGGCACACCGTTTATTTATCAGGGACAGGAACTCGGCATGACGAACGTGGCGTTTCCGTCTATTGCTGACTATGATGATGTCGCAATGAAGCGCCTGTATGAAATAGAAAGGGCGAAAGGCGCTTCACACGAGGACGTGATGAAGATGGTCTGGAAAAAGGGACGGGACAATTCACGAACGCCGATGCAATGGAATGCTGATCCATACGCCGGATTCTCTGATGCCAAACCGTGGATCGGAATCAATGAAAATTACAAATGGCTGAATGCCGAGGCGCAAAAAAACGACCCAACATCCGTATACCACTTTTACAAAAGCTTGGTCAAGCTGCGCCAAACATACGATGTTTTTATCAACGGAATATACGAGCTCATTTTACCGGAAGATCAGCAAATCTTTGCGTATCTGCGAAAAAACGAGAGCGATACTGCCCTGATTACGGCCAACCTGACAGGAACGCCGGCCTTTTTCAAGCACGCCGGGCTGCCGTTGTCATCAGACGCACTTGTATTGTCAAATGTTGAAACAGAGCCGCATCAGCACATGACTTCAGTACTGTTAAAGCCATATGAAGCAAGGATATATGTATGGCGCTAA